The following proteins are co-located in the Streptomyces sp. NBC_01198 genome:
- a CDS encoding carboxypeptidase regulatory-like domain-containing protein: protein MRIPVPRRSRRTAGVVASLASAALAVVGLQLPTAAPAAAAPSHRPDVVRQCADAKPGQFSCFALRRTDVPARAGVQPHATTPDGFGATDLQSAYALPPDGGAGQTVAIVDAYDDPTAEADLAVYRQQYGLPECSTANGCFSKVSQRGGSDLPDPDPDWAGEISLDLDMVSAAAPNAHILLVEADSSFFDDLGAAVDQAVELGAKYVSNSYGTQYDSTPGSGEDPSEATSMDPYYNHPGVAVVASTGDDGYGVSYPAVSPYVTAVGGTALTRDSGTSRGWSESVWNNSHGGPGSGCSLYEPKPAFQTDTACDKRAEADVAAVADPVTGVAVYQTYGNDGWAVYGGTSASSPLIAGVYASAGTPGDGTYPNAYPYAKPGSLNDVTDGDNGSCSPDALCTAGTGWDGPTGLGTPNGLAAFTSGPHGVFTGTVTDHAGGAPIAGATVKAGDHSAVTAADGTYSLDVPPGSYDLTAAAYGYATATVASVDLADGATVTESFALDAVPTKTVSGRVNDGSGHGWPLYATITADGVPGGPVFTDPVTGAYTLTLPQNASYTLHIAANYPGYQTVTKTVQVAAADQRLNVAVPVDGSSSDAPGYAVHLDGSTEPFTSTTGPPDGWSVDNAEGTTGGWSFDDAGARGNRTGGSGGFAIIDSDTIGQDLDQDSSLLSPSYDLSGQATPILGFDTDYKSFSNSTADVDVSADGGTTWDTVWEHTTTSVAGPAHVEIPLTDYAGKSDVRLRFHYTGSWAYWWQLDNVFVGKRSYDPVPGGLVVGNVTDANTKAGVNGATVTSTDQPADHATTSATPDDPNLGDGFYWTFSHLTGKHPLSAAASHYTSASATADIPPDGTVRRNLTLKAGQLKVTPAAIDKTVAWGKSATQKLTVKNTGTAPATLTLGENPGGVVVAKAGAPLNLIKGHYSPLSLAAHGAKAGATSKAAPAADPAAGDAWQPVPDLPVAVGDNAAVSYQGTVYSAFGYTGVDDTSDLYAYSADSGAWTKLASAADTREAPARGVINGKIYAAGGWGASGSPDAKLEIYDIATNTWSTGASSPKPYAGAGSAVLDGKLYSVGGCTADACGTTDVTAYDPATNTWSSAAAYPEDVAWESCGAVSGKLYCAGGTTDASSITHGYVYDPAADSWSPIADQPTDAWGAAYTAANGLLLVKGGAVNAGAAITNQTWAYQPDDNTWTALPNATASLYRGGGATGFYSVGGLAGQVPAKTAEVLPGYDQTDTADVGWLSESPETVTVQPGASATVTVTLDASAPEISQPGTYTASLGLGSDTPYPLAPVSVSLTVKPPATWGKITGTVSAAGAPLTGATVQINTWATHYTLKTDKDGTYALWLDVRNNPLQLIVAKDGYQPTTTTIRITKAATTTANFTLLKD, encoded by the coding sequence TTGCGCATACCCGTTCCCAGACGCAGCCGCCGCACCGCCGGTGTGGTGGCCTCCCTCGCGTCGGCCGCACTCGCCGTCGTGGGCCTGCAACTGCCCACCGCCGCCCCGGCTGCCGCTGCGCCTTCCCACCGACCGGACGTCGTACGCCAGTGCGCCGACGCCAAGCCGGGGCAGTTCTCCTGCTTCGCGCTGCGCAGGACCGACGTTCCGGCCAGGGCGGGTGTCCAGCCGCACGCGACCACCCCGGACGGCTTCGGCGCCACCGATCTGCAGAGCGCGTACGCACTGCCGCCGGACGGCGGCGCGGGACAGACCGTGGCCATCGTGGACGCCTACGACGACCCGACCGCGGAAGCCGACCTGGCGGTCTACCGCCAGCAGTACGGGCTGCCGGAGTGCAGCACCGCCAACGGCTGCTTCAGCAAGGTCAGCCAGCGCGGCGGCAGTGACCTGCCTGACCCCGACCCCGACTGGGCGGGCGAGATCTCCCTCGACCTCGACATGGTGTCGGCGGCCGCCCCCAACGCCCACATCCTGCTGGTCGAGGCCGACTCATCGTTCTTCGACGACCTGGGCGCCGCGGTGGACCAGGCGGTCGAGCTGGGTGCGAAGTACGTCTCCAACTCCTACGGGACGCAGTACGACAGCACTCCCGGCAGCGGTGAGGACCCGTCCGAAGCCACCAGCATGGACCCGTACTACAACCACCCGGGCGTCGCGGTCGTCGCGTCGACCGGCGACGACGGCTACGGCGTGAGCTACCCCGCCGTCTCGCCGTACGTCACGGCGGTCGGCGGCACCGCGCTCACCCGGGACTCCGGCACCTCCCGCGGCTGGAGCGAGTCGGTGTGGAACAACTCCCACGGCGGCCCCGGCTCGGGCTGCTCGCTCTACGAGCCCAAGCCCGCCTTCCAGACCGACACCGCCTGCGACAAGCGCGCCGAGGCCGACGTGGCCGCGGTCGCCGACCCGGTCACCGGCGTCGCGGTCTACCAGACCTACGGCAACGACGGCTGGGCGGTCTACGGCGGCACCAGCGCCTCGTCCCCGCTCATCGCGGGCGTCTACGCCTCGGCCGGCACCCCCGGCGACGGCACGTACCCCAACGCCTACCCGTACGCCAAGCCCGGGTCGCTCAACGACGTGACCGACGGCGACAACGGCTCGTGCAGCCCCGACGCCCTGTGCACCGCGGGCACCGGCTGGGACGGCCCGACCGGCCTGGGTACGCCCAACGGTCTCGCCGCCTTCACCAGCGGACCGCACGGGGTCTTCACCGGCACCGTCACCGACCACGCCGGCGGCGCCCCGATCGCCGGCGCCACCGTCAAGGCCGGCGACCACAGCGCCGTGACCGCCGCCGACGGCACCTACAGCCTGGACGTACCGCCCGGCAGCTACGACCTGACCGCCGCCGCGTACGGCTACGCCACCGCCACCGTGGCCTCGGTCGACCTCGCCGACGGCGCCACCGTCACCGAGTCCTTCGCCCTCGACGCGGTGCCGACGAAGACCGTCTCCGGGCGGGTCAACGACGGTTCCGGCCACGGCTGGCCGCTCTACGCCACCATCACCGCGGACGGCGTCCCCGGCGGTCCGGTCTTCACCGACCCGGTGACCGGCGCGTACACCCTGACGCTGCCGCAGAACGCCTCCTACACGCTGCACATCGCGGCCAACTACCCCGGCTACCAGACGGTGACCAAGACCGTCCAGGTCGCCGCGGCCGACCAGCGGCTCAACGTGGCCGTCCCGGTGGACGGTTCGTCCAGCGACGCACCCGGCTACGCGGTGCACCTGGACGGCAGCACCGAGCCCTTCACCTCCACCACCGGCCCGCCGGACGGCTGGAGCGTCGACAACGCCGAGGGCACCACCGGCGGTTGGTCCTTCGACGACGCCGGAGCCCGCGGCAACCGGACCGGCGGCAGCGGCGGTTTCGCCATCATCGACAGCGACACCATCGGTCAGGACCTGGACCAGGACAGCTCGCTGCTCTCGCCGTCCTACGACCTGAGCGGCCAGGCCACCCCGATCCTCGGCTTCGACACCGACTACAAGTCCTTCTCCAACTCCACCGCGGACGTGGACGTCTCCGCGGACGGCGGCACCACCTGGGACACGGTGTGGGAGCACACCACCACCTCGGTGGCCGGCCCCGCGCACGTCGAGATCCCGCTGACCGACTACGCGGGCAAGAGCGACGTGCGGCTGCGCTTCCACTACACCGGCAGCTGGGCCTACTGGTGGCAGCTGGACAACGTCTTCGTCGGCAAGCGCAGTTACGACCCGGTGCCCGGCGGCCTGGTGGTCGGCAACGTCACCGACGCCAACACCAAGGCCGGCGTCAACGGCGCCACCGTCACCAGCACCGACCAGCCCGCCGACCACGCCACCACCAGCGCCACCCCCGACGACCCGAACCTGGGCGACGGCTTCTACTGGACCTTCTCGCACCTCACCGGAAAGCACCCGCTGAGCGCGGCGGCCTCGCACTACACCTCGGCCTCCGCGACCGCCGACATCCCGCCCGACGGCACCGTCCGGCGGAACCTCACCCTCAAGGCCGGGCAGCTCAAGGTCACGCCGGCCGCGATCGACAAGACCGTCGCCTGGGGCAAGAGCGCGACCCAGAAACTGACGGTGAAGAACACCGGTACCGCCCCGGCGACTTTGACCCTGGGCGAGAACCCGGGCGGCGTCGTCGTGGCGAAGGCCGGCGCCCCGCTCAACCTCATCAAGGGCCACTACTCGCCGCTGTCGCTCGCCGCGCACGGCGCGAAGGCCGGCGCCACCTCCAAGGCCGCACCCGCGGCCGACCCCGCCGCCGGTGACGCCTGGCAGCCGGTGCCGGACCTGCCGGTCGCCGTCGGCGACAACGCGGCCGTCAGCTACCAGGGCACCGTCTACTCGGCGTTCGGCTACACCGGGGTCGACGACACCAGCGACCTGTACGCGTACAGCGCGGACAGCGGCGCCTGGACGAAGCTCGCCTCCGCCGCCGACACCCGCGAGGCGCCGGCCCGCGGCGTCATCAACGGCAAGATCTACGCGGCGGGCGGCTGGGGAGCCAGCGGCAGCCCCGACGCCAAGCTGGAGATCTACGACATCGCCACCAACACCTGGAGCACCGGGGCGAGTTCACCCAAGCCCTACGCGGGCGCCGGCAGCGCGGTGCTGGACGGCAAGCTGTACTCGGTCGGCGGCTGCACCGCGGACGCCTGCGGCACCACGGACGTGACGGCCTACGACCCGGCCACCAACACCTGGTCCAGCGCCGCCGCCTACCCCGAGGACGTGGCCTGGGAGTCCTGCGGCGCCGTCAGCGGCAAGCTCTACTGCGCCGGCGGCACCACCGACGCCAGCAGCATCACGCACGGCTACGTCTACGACCCGGCGGCCGACAGCTGGTCGCCGATCGCCGACCAGCCCACCGACGCGTGGGGCGCGGCCTACACCGCCGCCAACGGGCTGCTGCTGGTCAAGGGGGGCGCGGTGAACGCGGGCGCCGCCATCACCAACCAGACCTGGGCCTACCAGCCCGACGACAACACCTGGACGGCGCTGCCCAACGCCACCGCCTCCCTCTACCGCGGCGGCGGCGCCACCGGCTTCTACTCCGTCGGCGGCCTCGCCGGCCAGGTCCCCGCGAAGACCGCGGAAGTCCTGCCCGGCTACGACCAGACCGACACCGCCGACGTCGGGTGGCTGAGCGAGAGCCCCGAGACGGTCACCGTGCAGCCCGGCGCCAGCGCGACCGTCACGGTCACGCTCGACGCCTCGGCGCCGGAGATCAGCCAGCCCGGCACGTACACCGCCTCGCTCGGACTCGGCTCGGACACGCCGTACCCGCTCGCACCGGTGAGCGTCTCCCTCACCGTCAAGCCGCCGGCCACCTGGGGCAAGATCACCGGCACGGTGTCCGCCGCCGGTGCCCCGCTGACCGGCGCCACGGTCCAGATCAACACCTGGGCGACCCACTACACCCTCAAGACCGACAAGGACGGCACCTACGCGCTCTGGCTCGACGTGCGCAACAACCCGCTGCAGCTGATCGTCGCGAAGGACGGCTACCAGCCGACGACGACGACGATCCGCATCACCAAGGCGGCGACGACCACGGCGAACTTCACCCTCCTGAAGGACTAG
- a CDS encoding FadR/GntR family transcriptional regulator, with protein MPLGSLRPSPLVEQATEHLREQILGGQWPVGGKLPGEAALAASLGVGRSTVREAVRALAEAGLVRARQGAGVFVIATEPHEDFGRRLRRAAVAEVYEARAVLEAQAVRLATRRRTDADLAAMVSALAARRLAAGADDAAFVDAELALHAAVVAAAGNPVLTELFAEYAPVLRDALAELTDPLGLRAADPATGDAAHAALVSAIASGAVGEAADLLDAELSATLARLVAAAGPA; from the coding sequence ATGCCCCTCGGTTCGCTGCGGCCCAGCCCGCTGGTCGAGCAGGCCACGGAGCATCTGCGCGAGCAGATCCTCGGCGGGCAGTGGCCGGTGGGCGGCAAGCTGCCCGGTGAGGCCGCGCTGGCCGCGTCCCTGGGCGTCGGGCGGTCGACCGTACGCGAGGCGGTGCGGGCACTCGCCGAGGCAGGCCTGGTCAGGGCGCGGCAGGGCGCCGGGGTCTTCGTCATCGCCACCGAGCCGCACGAGGATTTCGGCAGGCGGCTGCGGAGGGCGGCTGTCGCCGAGGTCTACGAGGCGCGGGCGGTGCTCGAAGCGCAGGCGGTCCGGCTGGCCACGCGGCGGCGGACGGACGCGGACCTGGCGGCGATGGTCTCGGCCCTCGCCGCACGGCGGCTCGCCGCGGGAGCGGACGACGCGGCTTTCGTCGACGCCGAGCTTGCGTTGCACGCGGCTGTCGTGGCCGCGGCCGGCAATCCGGTGCTCACCGAACTCTTCGCCGAGTACGCCCCGGTGCTGCGGGACGCTCTGGCCGAGCTCACCGATCCTCTCGGCCTGCGTGCGGCCGACCCCGCGACGGGGGACGCCGCGCATGCGGCGCTGGTCTCGGCGATCGCCTCGGGCGCGGTGGGCGAGGCGGCGGACCTCCTGGACGCGGAGCTCTCCGCGACGCTGGCGCGGCTGGTCGCGGCTGCGGGCCCGGCCTGA
- a CDS encoding polysaccharide deacetylase family protein — MPKTPRPVRRTALTATLAAAALAFSLSGCATYDAQSPKSAREAAYKAAAHTDGKAGAGGQGALPAGAVDCRKAKCIALTFDAGPSEHTPALLKVLAQKKVRVTFFLLGHNHVDKYPELVRQMGQNGNVLGNHSWTHPRLTDLKPAQIRAELDHLDSEVKRLTGTTPTLMRPPQGRTDKKVSEVCKELGLAQVLWSDTASDYATTDSALIQKRILKDAGRDGIILLHDLYKGTVPAVPGIIDALRAQGYTFVTVPELLAPAAPEPGKVYRP, encoded by the coding sequence ATGCCGAAAACACCCCGACCGGTCCGGCGGACCGCGCTGACCGCCACGCTCGCGGCAGCCGCTCTGGCCTTCTCGCTGAGCGGCTGCGCCACCTATGACGCGCAGTCCCCGAAGAGCGCCCGCGAGGCCGCGTACAAGGCGGCCGCACACACCGACGGCAAGGCCGGGGCCGGCGGGCAGGGGGCGCTGCCGGCCGGTGCGGTGGACTGCCGCAAGGCCAAGTGCATAGCCCTGACCTTCGACGCCGGGCCGAGCGAGCACACCCCCGCGCTGCTCAAGGTGCTGGCGCAGAAGAAGGTACGGGTGACCTTCTTCCTGCTCGGCCACAACCATGTCGACAAATACCCTGAGCTGGTGCGGCAGATGGGGCAGAACGGCAACGTGCTCGGCAACCACTCCTGGACCCACCCCCGGCTGACCGACCTCAAGCCGGCGCAGATACGCGCCGAGCTCGACCACCTGGACAGCGAGGTGAAGCGGCTGACCGGCACGACGCCCACCCTGATGCGGCCGCCGCAGGGGCGCACCGACAAGAAGGTGTCCGAGGTGTGCAAGGAGCTGGGCCTCGCGCAGGTGCTGTGGAGCGACACCGCGAGCGACTACGCGACGACCGACTCGGCGCTCATACAGAAGCGGATACTCAAGGACGCCGGCCGGGACGGCATCATCCTGCTGCACGACCTGTACAAGGGCACAGTGCCGGCTGTTCCCGGCATCATCGACGCCCTGCGGGCGCAGGGCTACACCTTCGTGACGGTGCCGGAGCTGCTCGCGCCCGCGGCGCCGGAGCCGGGGAAGGTCTACCGGCCCTGA
- a CDS encoding 5'-3' exonuclease, translating to MLLDTASLYFRAYFGVPESVKAPDGTPVNAVRGLLDFIARLVTDHSPAGLVACMDADWRPQWRVDLIPSYKAHRVAEETEGTEEVPDTLSPQVPVIEAVLDAVGIARVGVPGYEADDVIGTLATAAAGPVAIVTGDRDLFQLVDDARGVRVLYPRKGVGDCDVVDEAAIEERYGVRAGQYADFAALRGDPSDGLPGVKGIGEKTAAQLVTEYGDLAGVRAAAVDPFSRLTPARRRNIIAAAGYLDVAPEVVAVAKDVPLPAFSPALPRTPASPDTLASLATRWGLGGSLSRLVAALA from the coding sequence CTGCTGCTCGACACCGCGAGCCTGTACTTCCGTGCGTATTTCGGCGTGCCCGAATCGGTGAAGGCGCCCGACGGCACGCCGGTCAACGCGGTGCGCGGGCTGCTGGACTTCATCGCCCGGCTGGTCACCGACCACTCCCCCGCCGGCCTCGTCGCCTGCATGGACGCGGACTGGCGCCCGCAGTGGCGGGTGGACCTGATCCCGTCGTACAAAGCGCATCGCGTCGCCGAGGAGACCGAGGGCACGGAGGAGGTGCCCGACACGCTCTCCCCGCAGGTGCCGGTCATCGAGGCGGTGCTCGACGCGGTCGGCATCGCCCGGGTCGGCGTTCCCGGTTACGAGGCCGACGACGTCATCGGCACGCTGGCGACGGCGGCGGCCGGGCCGGTGGCCATCGTCACCGGCGACCGTGACCTCTTCCAGCTGGTGGACGACGCGCGCGGGGTGCGCGTGCTCTACCCGCGCAAGGGCGTCGGGGACTGCGACGTGGTCGACGAGGCGGCGATCGAGGAGCGGTACGGCGTAAGGGCCGGGCAGTACGCGGATTTCGCCGCGCTGCGGGGGGACCCGAGCGACGGCCTTCCCGGCGTGAAGGGGATCGGCGAGAAGACCGCGGCGCAGCTGGTGACGGAGTACGGCGACCTCGCCGGGGTCCGGGCCGCGGCCGTCGACCCCTTCTCCCGCCTCACGCCGGCGCGGCGGCGCAACATCATCGCCGCGGCGGGCTATCTCGACGTCGCCCCGGAGGTCGTCGCCGTCGCGAAGGACGTCCCGCTCCCGGCCTTCTCCCCGGCCCTCCCCCGCACCCCCGCGTCCCCCGACACCCTGGCCTCCCTCGCCACCCGCTGGGGCCTCGGCGGCTCCCTCTCCCGCCTGGTCGCCGCGCTGGCGTAA
- a CDS encoding helical backbone metal receptor — MAHLNRGRGCAVRRVVSLVPSLTEAVAVTAPGLLVGATDWCTHPADLDVVRIGGTKNPDVAAVAALEPDLVVANEEENRPADLDALRAAGLAVLVTEVRSLPQAFTELDRMLTEGCGLERPGWLDAAEAAWRDLAAPAPALRAVVPIWRRPWMVLGRDTFAGDLLGRLGVANAYAGHAERYPRIALPDLLAARPDLVVLPDEPYRFTADDGPEAFPGLPAALLSGRHLTWYGPSLGTAPAVLGGALAAAAAG, encoded by the coding sequence ATGGCTCACCTGAACCGGGGGCGCGGCTGCGCCGTACGCCGTGTCGTCTCGCTCGTGCCCTCGCTCACCGAGGCGGTCGCCGTGACCGCGCCGGGCCTGCTGGTCGGCGCGACCGACTGGTGCACCCACCCGGCGGACCTGGACGTCGTCAGGATCGGCGGCACCAAGAACCCGGACGTGGCGGCGGTCGCCGCGCTGGAGCCCGACCTCGTGGTGGCCAACGAGGAGGAGAACCGCCCGGCCGACCTGGACGCGCTGCGTGCGGCCGGCCTGGCCGTACTGGTCACCGAAGTGCGCTCGCTGCCGCAGGCGTTCACCGAGCTGGACCGGATGCTCACCGAGGGCTGCGGCCTCGAACGCCCCGGCTGGCTCGACGCGGCCGAGGCTGCCTGGCGGGACCTGGCGGCGCCGGCGCCGGCGCTGCGTGCGGTCGTACCGATCTGGCGGCGCCCGTGGATGGTGCTGGGCCGCGACACCTTCGCGGGCGATCTGCTCGGCCGGCTCGGCGTGGCCAACGCGTACGCCGGGCACGCCGAGCGCTACCCCCGTATCGCACTGCCCGATCTGCTGGCCGCGCGCCCGGATCTGGTCGTGCTCCCCGACGAGCCCTACCGCTTCACCGCCGACGACGGCCCCGAGGCCTTCCCCGGCCTCCCCGCCGCCCTGCTGAGCGGGCGCCATCTGACCTGGTACGGCCCCTCCCTCGGCACCGCTCCCGCGGTCCTGGGCGGCGCGCTCGCCGCGGCGGCCGCGGGCTGA
- a CDS encoding DUF2510 domain-containing protein, translating into MTTTTPPGWYPEPGHTGNGPAMERWWDGSAWTEYTRTAPVQQAAPQVYPGYPGDPGYPGYPGYPGDGKGAPGGKRTGTMVIALVASLVLIAAIVAGVLVLGKDDGKSDAKSAPTPTHTGGRVPGPAPRPSDGGSGGSDDSPRGDGKSAIDAYDAISLPVLDGWTGSSGSTGANLSIGPYPCPGSAGGTCSLGGVSAEPTIAEEITATSAEQAAKQDITKNASDSYNEDTYGATTSHEQVKAGAVTVAGQQGYLVRWKVVTKSGTNGYVESLVFPSPTTKQLVLVRFGFDITAKAPGADVIDQITQGIKSDTSKGSGSTGGTGTGV; encoded by the coding sequence GTGACGACGACGACCCCGCCCGGCTGGTATCCAGAACCCGGGCACACAGGCAACGGCCCGGCGATGGAACGCTGGTGGGACGGATCCGCGTGGACGGAGTACACCAGGACCGCCCCGGTCCAGCAGGCAGCGCCGCAGGTGTACCCGGGTTACCCGGGCGATCCCGGCTACCCGGGGTATCCCGGATACCCGGGCGACGGCAAGGGCGCCCCCGGCGGCAAGCGCACCGGGACGATGGTGATCGCGCTGGTCGCCTCCCTGGTCCTGATAGCGGCGATCGTCGCCGGTGTCCTGGTCCTGGGCAAGGACGACGGCAAGAGCGACGCGAAGTCCGCGCCCACGCCCACGCACACCGGTGGCAGGGTGCCGGGACCGGCACCGCGGCCGTCGGACGGCGGCAGCGGCGGCTCCGACGACTCGCCCCGCGGCGACGGCAAGTCGGCCATCGACGCCTACGACGCGATCAGCCTTCCGGTGCTCGACGGCTGGACGGGATCGTCGGGCTCCACCGGCGCCAACCTGTCCATCGGCCCCTATCCCTGCCCCGGCAGCGCCGGCGGCACCTGCTCGCTCGGCGGCGTCTCGGCGGAGCCGACGATCGCCGAGGAGATCACCGCCACCTCGGCGGAGCAGGCCGCCAAGCAGGACATCACCAAGAACGCCTCGGACTCCTACAACGAGGACACCTACGGCGCCACCACCTCGCACGAGCAGGTCAAGGCCGGTGCGGTGACCGTGGCCGGGCAGCAGGGCTACCTGGTGCGCTGGAAGGTCGTGACGAAGTCCGGCACCAACGGCTACGTCGAGTCGCTGGTCTTCCCCTCGCCCACCACCAAGCAACTGGTGCTGGTCCGCTTCGGCTTCGACATCACCGCGAAGGCGCCGGGGGCCGACGTGATCGACCAGATCACCCAGGGCATCAAGTCCGACACCAGCAAGGGCAGCGGCAGCACCGGGGGCACCGGCACCGGCGTCTGA
- a CDS encoding amino acid deaminase/aldolase, whose amino-acid sequence MSERAADRTRYDRATAHLDAPLAVVDLDAFDTNAADLARRAGGKPIRIATKSVRCRALLERALEHDGFAGLMSYTLAESLWLARAGFTDVLLAYPSADRAGYGELAADPKLAAAVTVMVDDVAQLDLIDAARGAGTETVRVCLELDTCLRKLAGRLRIGALRSSLHDPEALAALARTITARPGFRLVGIMAYEGHVAGVGDAVSGRPVRSLAIRLMQSAARKELAVRRAEAVRAVRAVEPGLEFVNGGGTGSVQHTAAESAVTEIAAGSGLYLPRLFDNYSSFRGRPAALFAQPVVRRPGVGVVTVLGGGYPASGAPGRDRLPEPYLPEGLRYDPQEGAGEVQTPLLGSAADDLLIGDKVWFRHAKAGEMCERFAELHLIDGDTVTAVVPTYRGEGKTFL is encoded by the coding sequence ATGTCAGAGCGCGCAGCCGACCGCACCCGGTACGACCGGGCCACCGCCCATCTCGACGCCCCTCTCGCCGTCGTGGACCTCGACGCCTTCGACACCAACGCCGCCGACCTGGCCCGACGGGCCGGGGGCAAGCCGATCCGGATCGCGACCAAGTCGGTGCGGTGCCGCGCCCTGCTGGAACGCGCCCTGGAGCACGACGGTTTCGCCGGCCTGATGTCGTACACGCTCGCCGAGTCGCTGTGGCTGGCGAGGGCCGGCTTCACCGACGTGCTGCTCGCCTACCCCTCGGCGGACCGCGCCGGTTACGGCGAACTGGCGGCCGACCCCAAACTCGCCGCCGCGGTCACGGTGATGGTCGACGACGTGGCGCAGCTCGACCTGATCGACGCGGCCCGCGGGGCGGGCACCGAGACGGTCAGGGTCTGCCTCGAACTCGACACCTGCCTGCGCAAACTGGCCGGCCGGCTGCGTATCGGGGCGCTGCGCTCCTCGCTGCACGACCCGGAGGCGCTGGCGGCGCTGGCCCGCACGATCACCGCCCGGCCGGGTTTCCGGCTGGTCGGCATCATGGCCTACGAGGGTCATGTGGCCGGCGTCGGCGACGCGGTGTCGGGACGCCCGGTGCGCTCGCTGGCCATACGGCTGATGCAGTCCGCGGCCCGCAAGGAGCTCGCGGTGCGCCGCGCCGAGGCGGTACGGGCGGTGCGGGCGGTCGAGCCGGGTCTGGAGTTCGTCAACGGCGGCGGCACCGGGAGCGTGCAGCACACCGCCGCGGAGTCCGCGGTCACCGAGATCGCGGCGGGTTCCGGTCTGTACCTGCCGCGGCTGTTCGACAACTACTCCTCCTTCCGCGGCCGTCCGGCCGCGCTCTTCGCGCAGCCGGTGGTACGGCGGCCAGGCGTCGGCGTGGTGACGGTGCTCGGCGGCGGCTACCCGGCGTCCGGTGCGCCGGGCCGCGACCGGCTGCCTGAGCCGTATCTGCCCGAGGGGCTGCGCTACGACCCGCAGGAGGGCGCGGGCGAGGTGCAGACCCCGCTGCTGGGGTCGGCGGCCGACGACCTGCTGATCGGCGACAAGGTGTGGTTCCGGCACGCGAAGGCCGGGGAGATGTGCGAGCGGTTCGCCGAACTGCACCTGATCGACGGCGACACGGTGACAGCGGTGGTGCCGACCTACCGCGGCGAGGGCAAGACCTTCCTGTGA
- the mycP gene encoding type VII secretion-associated serine protease mycosin yields the protein MTRRTTPPVRLAAVVTAAAALLAVGGGPAAADTIRDREWALAALHAQKAWQTSKGAGVTVAVLDTGVDATHPDLTGQVLTGKDLVGFGAARGDSAWANHGTGMAAIIAGHGHGPGDSRGVLGIAPEARILPVRVILEEKDPQRDKARKSRGSALPEGIRWAADHGADVINLSLGDDSATAAPVAAEADAIQYALDKGIVVVASAGNSGDKADRSSYPAAYVGVIAVAAVDESGGHPAFSTHRWYASVAAPGEDVVIADPNRKYYDGVGTSAASAYVSGTVALLRSAYPKLSPLQIKQVLQETTRHKPKGGRSDELGTGEIDPAAALAAAAKLTPGPLKPAAVSYPHRYFGSGPDPAAVPAPGSSVLGNGVAAAFGAAGAVLVALAALLWFRPRRPAPAAEAAVPQPDRVPQWR from the coding sequence ATGACCCGCCGCACCACCCCGCCGGTCCGGCTGGCGGCCGTCGTCACGGCCGCCGCCGCCCTCCTCGCGGTCGGCGGCGGGCCCGCCGCCGCGGACACCATCAGGGATCGCGAGTGGGCGCTGGCCGCCCTGCACGCGCAGAAGGCCTGGCAGACCAGCAAGGGCGCGGGCGTCACCGTCGCGGTGCTCGACACCGGGGTGGACGCCACCCACCCCGACCTGACGGGCCAGGTCCTCACCGGCAAGGACCTGGTCGGTTTCGGCGCCGCCCGCGGCGACAGCGCATGGGCCAACCACGGCACCGGCATGGCCGCGATCATCGCCGGCCACGGTCACGGCCCCGGCGACAGCCGGGGGGTGCTCGGCATCGCACCCGAGGCCAGGATCCTGCCCGTACGGGTGATCCTGGAGGAGAAGGACCCGCAGCGCGACAAGGCGAGGAAGAGCCGCGGCAGCGCCCTGCCCGAGGGCATCCGGTGGGCCGCCGACCACGGCGCAGACGTCATCAACCTCTCGCTCGGCGACGACAGCGCGACCGCCGCACCCGTCGCCGCCGAGGCCGACGCCATCCAGTACGCCCTGGACAAGGGCATCGTGGTGGTCGCCTCCGCGGGCAACAGCGGCGACAAGGCGGACCGCTCCTCCTACCCCGCGGCCTACGTGGGGGTGATCGCGGTGGCCGCGGTCGACGAGAGCGGCGGCCACCCGGCCTTCTCCACCCACCGCTGGTACGCCTCGGTCGCCGCGCCGGGTGAGGACGTGGTGATCGCCGACCCGAACCGCAAGTACTACGACGGCGTGGGCACCAGTGCCGCCTCCGCCTACGTCTCCGGCACGGTCGCGCTGCTCAGGTCGGCCTACCCCAAGCTGAGCCCGCTGCAGATCAAGCAGGTGCTCCAGGAGACCACCCGGCACAAGCCGAAGGGCGGCAGGAGCGACGAGCTGGGCACCGGCGAGATCGACCCGGCCGCCGCGCTCGCCGCGGCCGCCAAGCTCACACCGGGCCCGCTGAAGCCCGCCGCGGTGAGCTATCCGCACCGCTACTTCGGCTCAGGGCCGGATCCCGCCGCGGTGCCGGCCCCCGGGTCGAGCGTCCTCGGCAACGGTGTCGCCGCCGCGTTCGGCGCGGCCGGGGCGGTACTGGTCGCGCTGGCCGCGCTGCTCTGGTTCCGGCCGCGGCGGCCCGCGCCCGCGGCGGAGGCCGCCGTGCCGCAGCCGGATAGGGTGCCTCAGTGGCGCTGA